The sequence GGGTCaaatttggcccaaaacaaccATTTCTATGGTAAAGTGCCAGAGTTGCTCTGGGCTCCTGTGTcctattttttaaagatgaacGTTAATTTTGCGCTTTGTTCAATGACGTCCAGTATAAAGTTTCCACCGTCTGTGATGATTTATGGTGCCATTTTATTTGGTTCACTGGGTTTTATGAAGTCCAAAaagctccagaccactagggggagtcagGACTAGATAAACTACATAAATATGCTGCTGTTAACATTGTAAATGACTGCATGTCTGAAAAAGATATGAGGTATAACACACCTTCTCTTTCTTAATTGAGGATTTCTTCTAGAAATCCCATTAAACCACCATCTTTACTGATGGCCTCGTCCCGAGTGACTCTGccgactccccctagtggtctggagcacttaCGTTTTCTGGAGCGTTTCATACTTGctgtttttgccatttctttcctttgattttatttcctgtgtttgCAACATTTCTTCTGTGGTTGCAGTGTTTTTCCAttgcattaatttattttgcgtTTTGAAATTTGCGCTATTCATGTTTGCCatattttttctggaaaaaaaaagtcagaattgtgagaaaagtgggaaaaaaattatattttattagatttagttttttttcctaaatggCCCTACTCCTTTTCCGTATTCTTAAAACCAcacagaaatcagtttttatccTCGATGTATCGTATATTCAATTTTaggaaaaattattataaaaaaacgTATTAATATTgctgatattattattattatacattttaagatTTGTATTTGGTCgaattataaagaaaacatttgagaaaatgATGTATTTgatagaaattaaatattttgaccTTTTGGTTGACATTAGATGTTTTGTCAGCTGGAGGCAGCGGGATCAAGATGTCTAATTTTAATCATGttataaaatctttattttacaatacTTTAGTCTTTATTACAGGCGGTGATAAGGTGTCATTATCACTACtccaataataaaataaaacaaatctacagCCTGATTTGTGCCTTTATTTATCACATTCTTGCCTTAACATCTGTTGCAATaagcagaaaattaattaatcgcattataaattaaaacaaacaataatttccatatgaatgactgaatgtttttctctttttttatctttctaccaaaaactggatgacaaaagtcttcagtttggtgctttagTCTCGACTTGCctttttaattcctgtaaaacaattttgcttacagagatttcataatttgttttgtttttttattttggatagtTTTGCAGCTCCAGAGCTAAATGTCCATTAgaattgaaagtttattgatctttgacaaTGTGTTTGTGCATTATAATTACtatcaatattattgtttatcactgCTTTTCTGACAGCCCTGCTCGTCTCCCACAGTGGACGacggtttgtttttgtctgaacagATTCTGTATTTTGGGTCGGGCTTCTGGCTCGTTTTAACGTCTCTGTTTCTCGTCACGGTTTTGGCTGAGCAGCAAAGTGGGCGAAAGGTCGCGCTCATGCACAGCTCGTGCGCGGCTCGTGCGCGGCTCGCTGATGTCACGAGGGTTTCAATAATAGCAGCTGTTATTTACAAACCAGAGGCTGATACTCCATCCTTTCGCTTCCATCACTGCGACCTTTTACCCAGTTTCCTCCTCTCCAAAACTCTCTGCATCCCCgtgtttctcctcctcctccttcccttCGCAGTCTGTCGTTGCACTTTCACCCAGAGAGAAAAGATGTTTCCCCGAGGCGTCTTCTCTGATCTCAGAGCTGCAGACTTTGTGAGTCAAAGGTCGCCCAGTGTGTTGATGGCGAAAGCTGCTggttttttccttgtttttatgAGACGCTTGGCTCATTCTTTTGGGTTTTATGAGAGCAGTAAAACATTCAAGGTAAGCGTTAAAatccaccccccccccccccccaaaaaaaaaaaaaaaacctttgtggAGATTACCGTTTACAAATTCTTGTAGGGTGAGGAACTGTTGACATGTACGTCATTACTCTGCCGTGTTTGTTGGTGATTAACTTCCTTTTTGCTGATTCAAAACAACCATGTCTGCTTCAATCCGATCCTCCCCTCAGGATCAAGTTCTGGTCAACAGTTCCTTTCACCTTTCACCTACTTCTACATTAACTGTGATTTTCGTtgatagtttttaaaaataaaactacatttagCAAGTTTTGGCTGACTTATTTCAAAATCCAGCAGTTCtgcttgtttgatttttaattttattgtttatttgatagAGACATAAAGAAGAAACAcaagaggagggaaaaaatctgatttattttattatgtaacTAATGATTTAGACCGGAAGCGTTTAGAAGTGTTTTAATCTCACTCTTCTTTGGTTTTATCAgtagaagataaataaatgttctcatAAAATGGATCTCACTGGGACAAACctggttaaatattaaatgtctGGAGAAAAGCTTTTAATCGGAGCTTGTTAATAGAAAGTGTAATAATCTCAGTTAATTCAGAGtatcctgacagaaacatgccACCTTAAGCAACTTGGAGCCATTTTGTTGAGTTTAATACGGAGCTTTTAGAAAGCTTAGCTGGTTCTTTACAGCAGATAAAAACCttagttttgtctcttttgtgtGCCGTTAGATCTTCTCTTTAAAATGTCCGTAAACATCTAAAACCTAGAACACGctgtcttcttcatcttttgtcCATGAGACGTACTCATGCTCTCAGCTTGGACTTTCACCCCTGACCTTTGACCACCATGTtgcaaaactcacattttccCCCTTTAAAGTCCAATAATGGCGATTAGTTTGCTGCTGAAACCTGACCAACCTCTGCTCTATCTGTTGTTTGGCGGCGTTGGGTCGATCAGGTATTGGGTCCAGACAGCAGCTGTTTACTCAGACGGTTTGTGGGTTTGCTGCTTGTCCATCACCGCGGCTCCCCTGCAGGTCATTCTGCAGGTCGTTCTGCTCTTTTATTCGCCTCTTGCCCAGAAACCACAAGGTGAAACCAGCGTGTGAAAAAAACACGTGTTTGTAACGGCACATGGAGTTTGGACTTACTCAGGTTGGCGAAAATCAATCGATGAAAACTGGAGAACGGTTTGAGTTGAGCTTGAAAGTTCTGATAAGCTggactttttcatgttttagtaACCCAGAAGTTGACTGGGTTACTAGgttataaatcaaaatttattcaAAGAGAACTTTTTATTCAGTCAATTATAACACAGAGGTTTAAAAGACGGATTAGacacaaaacatataaaacatttaatttcgcTTTGGGattcataaagtatttttgaaattgaaTTTGAAACCAATAGAAACACTTAATTATTAACCAAATTAAGcaaacagttttcagtttgtcttcaatatttgcttttaattcCCACAAAGATTGACACTGAAAGGACTAATAATCTGATTTTAGATCcgtttttcttgtctttgctAATTTTATGTATACCTCTATTTTAAATCCTAACAtagaaataaattagtttttttatagTAGATATGTATCTAACAGtatgaaggtttttttcttttccaaaaggTCAATAACATTTGTGtctctaaagttttatttggctGCCCTGAGAGTAAAAGTGGCTCTCTAAGTTGTAAAGGTTACAGACCTCTGATCCAGCTccttttctacagttttgaTCCTAAACTACATAAACATCCATTCCATACTTTTCATGTTtctatataaaataatttatttaattaactttttgtctTGCTAAATTCTGTATATCCATTactttttattcaacatttattttacagacgTTGCAGTCAGATGCTCGTCTGACAACAAACTTTTCTGGGTTCAGTGAAGTTGAAAACTTCGACCGATTCTCCCCCACAGGATCGATAACCTAtaaactgacctttgacccattGTAAACGTGCAAGTAAAAAACGAGAAGCAACTTCTCAGTTTAATGATGGAAGAGAGCTGAGGAGGAAAAGGGGAGCGATTCTCCAGAGTTACATGCAGTTCTGTAATTCTGCACTTTGTGATTCATAAACTATCTGTTGTAACATTACAGTCACAATATAACACTGAAATGGCAAAATGGAGAATGTTCCTGAAACTTTTGAACAGTTTGATGGCTGAAAATCTCCCTGGAATCTATAATTGCATTAAAGTAGTTTACTTTGttcatttagcatctatgctaactttgaaaatgtttcgcGTGCTTAACTTTGCctaatttaatttttccagataaattctaaagcgctaatttactttgttgttttgttaatgttcaataaagtttgacatctgtgatGAAGTTTGGTTATTGACTTTTTACAAATCTTCAAGTAGCTAGATGTTagtattcatgctcttattttgaagtgagcGAATACTGTTTACCCAGAAGCTCCATTTCCTTCCCTCTCAGTCCTGAGCAGCAAATGTCTTCAgtctgtacccagaatgcattgcagtaGACCTATAGTAACAAATTAAAGTCTACTGATGTCCTGCTGGTGCTTAGCCCTTTAGGGTCACACCTAACTTTAGAGTTAGCGTCGGCCATCGCTTCTGGAAATTATACCAATGAATGAACCAGTAGGGGTCCACAGGGAATAATTTTGGcagattgtatttatttatttttacatttttggacaAGAGGTGGAGCATAATCTAGACAGATTGGCTATCCATCAGAGGTCAAGATgaatttttcccattttttccaAACTCCTGAGTTTCCATGTGTTGCAAACTTAATTAATCAGTCtgatttcactgttttttttttttttattattattgctgacaactgttaacacagacaagaaGGAAAGTGATCGCCTCCTCTGATCAACCGTTACTGCGCCGAATTTTGTTGGCTTgctgagtaaataaatatttacaatctGGCTCAAACAATTGAACATTTATATCTTTTGCTAAAATATTAGGTTATTTCACGTTAGCTCACTTCTTCTGTATAAGTCAGCTAACATAAATAGCAGCGCTAATTTATATTTACCTGTTAACACAATAGCGATAGCGCCATTAGCTCACGGAGTCAGGAGTGCTCACATTGCTCTATACGCCCACTAGTGGCGAGCTGCTGTAACTACAATTTAATGTCTCCCTCAGTCCGAATAGGAGAAGTAATTTCTATAGTCAAACAGAAGTCTTCAATGTAATTAAGAAAAGGGAGGCAGTGTAATTATTTCTAATGTCTAACGCATCAAGACTGCTATGTCTTTAAACAGTTTTGGGAAAGCTTTAGGGCTTCTGAGGACCAAAGTGTCTATGATTCCTTCCCGTCTCACCCTGTTTGGACTCTTCTTGAgaaagtaaacatgtttttctgccATGTTTTTTGCTCTTTGAAGGCTGACGGACAGCTATCCTCCTGCCTCCATCCTGTCAGTAACGGTCACGGCTCAGTGGGGAAATGACTTTATGGGTTATTGTTCTGTTTAAGAGCTGCAAAGGTTTTGGCATCCAGGCTTGTTTTTCCTCTAGGGTCAGTCAAAGCCTCCAAAAGTTTCAACAAAGTTGTGAAAAAGAGTTGCAGTAAAAGAATGAGCACAGTGGCGATCTTGGAAAGTTCAGTTTTCacagccaaaacaaaatattatgtcTGATGTCTTGATGCATTTCAAcacatccagaaaaaaaaaagttataacaATTCTCTAAATAATGCATCTGTCTCATAATTTTGGCattaagtaaatataaataattgaattaagtctgatgtaaaacaggaaaattgATTTGAGGACAAAGTGCATTTTTATACAGTGAATGTAAACAACTAATTTAAATGCATAACTCAGAGCTGGAGATATgatatctttattttatattttagttcgTTAGACACAGATTCTGTTTAAAGATAaaggttgaaaataaaaaaaattaaagatggGTTTATCATTTAAACAGACAAATACTCAGGTTCCTGTTACAGTGTGATAAATTTGTATTGATGTTTTAGAAAACCATTTAATTTCTAGTTATCCACAACTCTATGCTAGAAATGtgcatgtaaatataaaaaaatatataaacttttcttaaataaaaataaaagacaagaacAAACCATAGAACAGTTGCTAATAtttattaaagctaaaaatgtcGCTACAGTCAACAGAGCTCTCGACTCAAATGGtgcataaatttaaatatctagTTCCATAATAAGGCAGGAAAAGTAGAAATGTTGCTCATGAGAAACATTTGACTTGCAGATGGACGCCATATTTAGCATGGAGTAGCTGCTGCAGGCCAGCACTGTAGAGAGACAATGGAACCAAATAATCTGCAAACATTAAATGATTTACAAGATGGTTACCAAAACATCCGGTGTTGCAATCACTTCAAAAATCATCAAAGTACAACTTAAAGAGACCAAGAGgcaaaattttactttgtctGATTCCTTTAGAAACaaggaaattttaattttgcttggATTACAACAACTGCTTGGTGACATTTTAATCTACTATTATAGGAAGAAATTATTGTGAACAAATTGGCATCCAGGTGTTTTTGCTGCCCCCCAGTGACGACAAATAGCGAGTAATGTCATTATCACTGCAGCTCTTTGTGCTCCAGATCCTCTCATTTCCTCCTTGGGTCTCTTTTTAAATCATCCATAAATTAATGTTAAAGTTGCACTCATAAGACTTATGAGGGTTCATGAATAAACAGTGCTGGGTCTCCTGGTCTCTCATGTGATGCATGCAGACCAGAAGCACAAAGGAACCTGATTATTTCCTCTCTTTATTTGAATGAAGGCGCTCTATTTTGAAAGAGACTGGTTGTACCTACTTCACACAGAGCACATCGTTCTTATAAGAGAGgcactaataataaaaacatctcaTTAAGCTGCTTTCAACATGTTGATATCTCTGCTTCAAAGCagccattttcttttaatctttcttGGATTTCAGGTTCTAAGAAATCCAAGAAAGATTGGATTTCTTGGATCCAATccaagaaacaaagaaagccTGGTTCTTTGTTTACCTTTGgattatctttgtttttgtgggatttttatgatataaagggctttgtttgtttgttggtttggGTTTATTTCCATTTGTACTGGATTGTGTTTAACCACATTCTGCTGGGTAACTGTTTACAGTTCAGTAAACTATTCTAATACTAAACCAtactaataaattatttacagctgtaattaacattaattttgataaattaaaatatacaaaacatggCAAAATTACACACTTGCGTGAtgcaaaatacaataattttgaaactgccaaaaaaaattataatcttaGTAAAAACCTAATcaaaaaattttagtttttttgaaattgctatgttttcatttagctaatttatttgctcaattatatggtcaatggaaatgcagctacatTGATCTTCTCACAGCAGGGAAATTAAGCAGCTGAACTCTGCTCTCGCTGTCTGACGCCTGTGAACGTGAGTCTTTTGTTGCTTAGTTATTCCTTGAGGCAGCATCTTGTTCTTCCTGCTGACTCCTTGCGACCTCAACGCATTGTTCCCTGTGATCACCGGAGGCCTGAGGCTTCCTGCCTGACAGCTCTGCAGACCGAAACGCTTGCGAGTTCCTGATGGTTTCTGCTTCATGTAGCTCTGCACAGCACAGTGGAGGGTTTCTTTTTAGGTAACAAGTACAGagaatgttgcattttaggggaaaaaaacaaaaaaaaaaacttatggcTAGATCACATGTAGCCAAATATATAGGAAAACTAATacattttcatgcattttgGCCTTTCCAAAAGTGGAGATTTAAGAAATCTCCATGTGTTTGCATGGGAAAACAGAGATTTGGAGTTTTACTGTCTGTGGCAAATAATGTGGTAATATTCACATACTGGCTTTAACATAATTCCCAATCATTATCATcatgttttaataactttaataatattctaatgTGCAATTTAAAAGTAGCTCCACAAACAAGAACTCGCTGGCGCCATATTTAATTCCTGACTGGGAGTcgtggttgttttgaagcactctgattggctgacaggtttTGCGTTACACTGCCCCCTACAGGTTTAAAACAATGATTAGGGACGCATTTGTGCCGGTCCATGTGGATGAAGACTTTTCTGAAACAGATTGTGtacaatacttttttttaatcaacgtggcagagatatttgttttgttatatacattttatatatatatatatatatatatatatatatatatatatatatatatatatatatatatatatatatatatatatacacattttctatatacataaaaataaaaataaaaaattcccttctcacccacatggtggtgattcttcttcctcttagctcgggtcctctaccagaggcctgggagcttgagggttctctgatatcttggctgtgcctaggactgcacatttctggactgagatgtctgatgttgttcctgggatctgttgtagccactgttccagtttggggtgactgcccgaggtcccgatgaccacaggcaccactgtggtcttcaccttccaggccctctccagttcctcccttaggccctggtatttctctagtttctcatgctcctttttcctgatgttgcagtcacttggtattgccacatccaccacaacggctttcctctgttgtttatccatcacgactatgtctggttggttactcacattatatatatatatatatatatatatatatatatatatatatatatatatatatatatatatatatatatatatatatatatatatatatataaacaatcGTATTCCACCCTATAATAATCTCGCAAAGCTcaacttgactttttttttaccaactctTCTGCAGTTcttaatcaaactttattaattcaAAGAAGgcgttgtttgttttgtctgtctCTGACCTTCTGatgaggtttattttttttttatcaagaaacATCTGCAGTGGAGATCTAGACATGCACCTTAGTTTAAAAATAGTTGAATAATGTAAAAAGTTTCAGGGCTATGATGTCATTGGTTTCTGCATGTACTGAAATTTTATTAAGAATTAAAATATACCATCCTGTCTTAAAAGAATAAGCTTACTGCTTCAATTTGAGGCAACAGCACCATCTGCAGACAAGTAGATGTTTGGGCCTTTTAAGTGCCTTAAATCACTGTGACCTGCTGCTTAAgtgtttttggtagaaataaattaaaacctttaataCAGACTAAAATTAGAACAAcccttattttgcttttatttttcaaaaacaaagtgtaaaaacatttacatcgTGTAGGTGACAAGTGTCTATCACTTaacttaaagatttttttaagtttaaggAAATCACAAAATTTATAATTTAGTGAAGTGGTAaggaatcattttaaaaagtacaagtttcaaatgatcaaaaatgtttcaaatgaaacCATGTTTATCACCTGATAAACAAGGGGAGATTGTTTATTCTCTGTGtggaaatttttatatttttcatttactcTGTTGAttaaagagcaaaagaaagaagtcaacttaaatattcagtttttagtttttatttttgtacaaaatacaaaaaatattttcaattcatATTTAACACTGCATGTTATGAAGAATTACTACAGGTCCCTGGTAATAGGCACAGGGCAACTATTCAAATATTTGCCAAAACAAGAATTGGCTTTTCAACCATTTTCACACGTTAAATCTAATAAGGCAAGACAGACAATTGACATAACTACTGAACAGACTTCATGTCTTTTTCTATTCATTCAGACATATATTGATTAAGCAACAAATATACAATGGGTTTCTATCTAGAAATGGGaatgtaaagttaaaaacaaacaagtaggTATGTTCCAATCCTAAATACCTTGCCTCCACAAAATTGGCTGCACTTTATAAAACTGTTAACGTCTCAAAGTCCTTGAAAGAAAAGTAGAGAAACATCAGAACGGACCGAGAAAGACTTACAACACAGAACTTGTTTCAGGTGTCCATTTTAATAttctcctccttcttcctcACCCTCCCCTTCAATAGAATCGGTACCGACCTCTTCATAATCCTTCTCCAGGGCAGCCATGTCCTCCCTGGCCTCGGAGAACTCTCCCTCCTCCATGCCCTCACCCACATACCAATGAACGAAGGCTCGCTTGGCGTACATCAGATCAAACTTGTGGTCGAGCCGAGCCCAGGCCTCTGCAATGGCCGTGGTGTTGCTCAACATGCACACAGCCCTCTGGACCTTGGCCATGTCTCCACCAGGAACCACAGTGGGAGGCTGGTAGTTGATGCCCACCTTGAAACCAGTGGGGCACCAGTCCACAAACTGGATGGTGCGCTTAGTTTTGATGTTGGCAATGGCAGCGTTGACATCTTTGGGCACCACATCTCCACGGTACAAAAGGCAGCAGGCCATGTACTTGCCGTGGCGAGGGTCACATTTCAccatctgattggctggctcAAAGCAAGAGTTGGTGATTTCAGCTACGGTCAGCTGCTCATGGTAAGCCTTCTCAGCAGAGATGACAGGGGCATAGGTGACCAGAGGGAAGTGGATACGTGGATAAGGCACCAAGTTGGTCTGGAACTCGGTCAGATCCACGTTGAGCGCGCCGTCGAATCGAAGAGAAGCCGTGATGGAGGACACGATCTGACTCATCAGTCTGTTCAGGTTGGTGTAGGTGGGGCGCTCGATGTCCAGGTTCCGACAGCAGATGTCATAGATGGCCTCGTTGTCCACCATGAAGGCGCAGTCCGAGTGCTCCAGGGTGGTGTGGGTGGTCAGGATGGAGTTGTAAGGCTCTACCACGGCTGTGGACACCTGCGGAGCCGGGTAGACAGAGAACTCCAGCTTGGATTTCTTGCCGTAGTCGACAGATAGGCGCTCCATCAGTAGGGAGGTGAAACCAGAGCCAGTGCCTCCACCGAAGCTATGGAAAACCAGGAAGCCCTGAAGACCATTACACTGGTCAGCCTGAAAACAGAGAATGGTCGTCAGAGTCCACAACACACAAATTTACTTTGTCTTTTCAGAtgattttatattcatttcatTCCATGATCTTACCAGTTTGCGAATCCTATCCAAAACAGGATCAATGATCTCCTTTCCGATGGTGTAGTGCCCACGAGCGTAATTGTTGGCAGCGTCCTCCTTACCACTGATCAGCTGCTCAGGGTGGAATAGCTGGTGGTAGGTGCCAGTGCGCACCTCATCTACGGAGGGATTGAAAATAGTcacacattaaataaacatattcaaATCTTTGTTGTCAACTGCTTCATTCAATGCTCTCCAGCAAGTGGTGAGACTTACCAATGACAGTGGGCTCCAAGTCCACATACACAGCCCGGGGGACATGCTTTCCAGAACCGGTCTCACTGAAGAAGGTGTTGAAGGAGTCGTCTCCTCTTCCTGCGGTCTTATCACTCGGCATCAGACCGTCTGGCTGGATGCCATGTTCCAGACAATACAGCTCCCAGCAGGCATTGCCAATCTGGACTCCAGCCTGACCAATATGGATGGAAATACACTCACGCTGGACAGGTAGAAAGAATTCATTTTAATATGGGACACAGATAAAACATGCCATCTGCCATCAaagtgagaaacaaaacaattattaagTTAACTGAATCAATATAATGTATTGATGAGCCCTTTTCTGTATCACTTTGTGAGCCAccctaaattaataaaatcagcCAGTTACATTGATAGAAATATTTGACAAACTGTTTATAGTTTTGTATTGAGAAAATGAAGCTCTTTGTCCAAACTGTGGCTGTAAAAGAGTTAAGGAATTCATTCTAAATTGCCCGTTAGCAGAACCAAAACTTTTGTCTTGAAAGATGAGTGGACCGTTACATCAGTTGAAGAAACTTCTAACTGAACAccggaaaaaaaattaaaaagaaaaggcggGAGTCAAAAGACAAGTTTCTtctaaaagtgaattttttttaactcccaaaaCATCAGGATATCCCGAAGACAAATAATTTGAGCAAATACTAAATGCGCGCCAAAGTCCTTTAACTTTGGCAATTACAACTGACGGGTAATTGCAGCAGTTAGCGGTTGGTTTGAGCTAcaatcacagttttaaaaaagtctcagaccattttaaatgcatttacacTTACATCAGGATTGAAAACAATTTGCTCATAATATCGTGGATAATACATTTCACTGTTAAAATGAGCGCGAAAATTTTGAGAAGTAAAACCAACGCAGTTTTCATTTCCCTTCCTGTGAAAAGTCAAAAcgaaacaaaagtttaaatattctTACCATTTTCGCTCTTTTCTGAACGTGCGAAGACAAAGCAAAAAGCAATGAGCGAGTGGACTGACAAGACGACGAGCCTTCGGGAAATCTTCAACGCCAGAACCGTTAGTTGGTGGCGGTTAGGCTTATGTAGGCTGGGTCATACCATTTTGTAACAGTTTAGGGATTGTATAAACCTTACATTTTACGTTTTTATTACAACTAGTACAAATTTAGTAtgaacaatatttataaaattaaacaaatataatcaATGACCGCAGTAGATTTATAATAGATAAATAAAGTTGCATGAATCCCCCCCTAAATATTCTCCAGATGGTCTCGCCCCCACTGGAAAGCCTGTATGCCCCAAtccaatggaccttaccagaggggccgcttttcattggctgctgtccattctacgtggtcacgtgggtggccgtttcacaaacacacgcttctcaatagctaagtacagcataatggcagtactgatacaacttctacaccttgaagcctgtctgctacacagtcttacgttagctaaacagatcaatatgcaatgtgtactgtatgacatacactaaagattttattttagcagaaaaggctttggactaaactgttactcgtgttaaccactctagcaccaagtacagctagtcaatcaacatcgctgtgttcagggaagcgctgattaataatcgagaaataaatattaagcctggaaacttgatattgtaacggactgaatgttatgtttttaatgtaatttttgctcgtcttgcggggcgaaGGCaattgccacggtaacaggtgtgattaaactacaaagagagggaaagagtaaaaaggtaggagtggttttgagttgatcacctgttccggttattttacctttgtttacctttgctgtggctcattacagccgctgtagtttctaaacgttggactaattacctcgttcgtttgtgattatacgtcattcacaacaaacatcaaatagaacaaatagatttcataaaattttaaa comes from Gambusia affinis linkage group LG10, SWU_Gaff_1.0, whole genome shotgun sequence and encodes:
- the LOC122839106 gene encoding tubulin alpha-1B chain-like, with the translated sequence MRECISIHIGQAGVQIGNACWELYCLEHGIQPDGLMPSDKTAGRGDDSFNTFFSETGSGKHVPRAVYVDLEPTVIDEVRTGTYHQLFHPEQLISGKEDAANNYARGHYTIGKEIIDPVLDRIRKLADQCNGLQGFLVFHSFGGGTGSGFTSLLMERLSVDYGKKSKLEFSVYPAPQVSTAVVEPYNSILTTHTTLEHSDCAFMVDNEAIYDICCRNLDIERPTYTNLNRLMSQIVSSITASLRFDGALNVDLTEFQTNLVPYPRIHFPLVTYAPVISAEKAYHEQLTVAEITNSCFEPANQMVKCDPRHGKYMACCLLYRGDVVPKDVNAAIANIKTKRTIQFVDWCPTGFKVGINYQPPTVVPGGDMAKVQRAVCMLSNTTAIAEAWARLDHKFDLMYAKRAFVHWYVGEGMEEGEFSEAREDMAALEKDYEEVGTDSIEGEGEEEGGEY